One genomic segment of Candidatus Nitrosocosmicus arcticus includes these proteins:
- a CDS encoding glycoside hydrolase family 38 C-terminal domain-containing protein has translation MNKSIVHVVPHSHYDAIWIFSKEENFDINCNFIIKKAIEILKNEKDFKFIIEQTYLLENIETSYPELFSEIKQFIIDGRIEIAGGEYLMSDVMLPSGEVLIREILEGKNYVKEKFGKDVIVAWGADEFGYNAQWPQILKESGYKYFAFRRGVTEPLVSEFYWKGIDGTSILSHWMPLGYRAGLDLSLLHETFEQLRRQSSTRHVLMPSGSGSTPPQPELCDTIKKYNESAKSIIENPIMKVSTPSEFFEALEQEIEEKNVHMSIKKGEMYSGKASFVFPDSTSTRSWIKQGFKEFETYLLMLERWNTILHLISKENDHTDDLKKYWKQALFFAMHDSLPGTGIDSVYDEMRSAFDKLENTLKKSNFECINKISKILFRQDNKSHQILVFNSVSWDIKEWVEAKINFDIDEAIEIMELRTVNSNEIVDVEILDLELHEKDRGIKSVQLGFIARVPSLGFSAYEIIFRKKEKGKNINMDQSPLLAYPRSYETKFTFDDFTLEIDAETGIFTLMKADRLYFIGNEVRIEEELGDLYYHKDVTGIIKSESGEGIPFGVFKKEKYSVLNGKIRTKIVFHNKYYAIRWPYRLNEKLPTIIYQHSFLTVRKEISIYKGLSRIDCTTYIENNHPHVRIRVKFDVPFKGYTYWTGTQFGAIQRPTNLFYLNKDPDVLKKWKEIPSGTFPSLEWIDFSNKEQDMGVTLAHFGIPSHEIRDNSIYLTLLRGVETLSADGTKGPCIATPDAAEKRPYTFKYSLIPHDGDWRDASSYKEGISFNMKPTAIHISSKDHNNWNDKASESYPADALVDTNIGNSFSFMSISPKNVILSTLKLPQDSTPDGDSKVVILRLYETEGKAVNADIKFHYPIKSAVYVNLIEDNKDNTADDVITVSGPSKNLLSFPIQGFKIITLRIEFDL, from the coding sequence TTGAACAAATCTATTGTACATGTCGTTCCTCACAGTCATTATGATGCTATTTGGATTTTCAGTAAGGAAGAAAATTTTGATATTAATTGTAACTTTATTATAAAAAAAGCTATTGAAATTTTAAAAAATGAAAAAGACTTTAAATTTATTATTGAACAGACGTATCTCTTAGAAAATATTGAGACAAGTTATCCAGAATTATTTTCAGAAATTAAACAGTTCATCATAGATGGGCGAATAGAAATTGCAGGAGGAGAATATCTCATGTCAGATGTAATGCTACCGTCAGGTGAGGTATTGATCAGAGAAATTCTAGAAGGCAAAAATTATGTAAAGGAGAAATTTGGAAAAGATGTTATAGTTGCCTGGGGTGCAGATGAATTCGGTTACAATGCACAATGGCCACAAATTCTAAAAGAAAGTGGTTATAAATACTTTGCATTTAGAAGGGGTGTAACAGAGCCATTGGTATCTGAATTCTACTGGAAAGGCATTGACGGCACATCTATACTATCCCATTGGATGCCTTTAGGTTATCGAGCGGGATTAGATCTGTCACTATTACATGAAACTTTTGAACAACTTAGAAGACAATCATCTACAAGGCACGTTCTTATGCCTTCGGGCAGTGGCTCTACACCTCCCCAACCAGAGTTATGCGACACAATCAAAAAGTATAATGAATCCGCCAAAAGTATCATTGAAAATCCAATAATGAAGGTGTCGACTCCTTCAGAATTCTTTGAGGCGTTAGAACAAGAAATAGAAGAGAAAAACGTCCACATGTCCATCAAAAAAGGGGAGATGTATTCAGGAAAGGCATCATTCGTATTCCCAGATAGCACCTCAACAAGATCATGGATCAAACAGGGATTTAAAGAATTTGAAACCTACTTACTCATGCTCGAAAGATGGAATACTATACTTCATTTGATATCAAAAGAAAATGATCATACAGATGACCTTAAAAAGTACTGGAAGCAAGCACTATTTTTTGCAATGCACGACTCTTTACCAGGAACTGGTATTGATTCAGTATATGATGAAATGAGATCAGCATTTGATAAATTAGAGAATACATTAAAAAAATCAAATTTTGAATGTATTAATAAAATATCCAAGATACTGTTTAGACAGGACAATAAATCTCATCAAATTTTAGTGTTCAATTCTGTGTCATGGGACATAAAGGAATGGGTAGAAGCAAAAATCAACTTTGACATTGACGAGGCAATTGAGATCATGGAACTCAGAACAGTGAATAGTAACGAAATAGTTGATGTAGAAATATTAGATTTAGAATTGCATGAAAAAGATCGAGGAATAAAAAGTGTTCAATTAGGTTTTATAGCAAGAGTACCATCTCTTGGTTTTTCGGCATATGAAATAATATTCAGGAAGAAAGAAAAAGGTAAGAATATCAATATGGATCAATCACCTCTGCTTGCATACCCACGATCCTATGAGACAAAATTCACCTTTGATGATTTCACATTAGAAATTGACGCGGAAACTGGAATATTTACCTTAATGAAAGCTGATCGCCTCTATTTCATTGGCAATGAAGTCCGTATCGAAGAAGAACTAGGGGACTTGTACTATCATAAAGATGTAACGGGAATAATAAAATCAGAAAGTGGTGAAGGTATACCATTTGGAGTATTCAAAAAAGAAAAATACAGTGTTTTGAACGGGAAGATCAGAACTAAAATAGTGTTTCATAATAAATACTACGCTATTCGTTGGCCATATCGACTTAATGAAAAATTACCGACGATTATTTACCAGCATAGTTTCTTGACAGTAAGGAAAGAGATATCCATATACAAAGGGTTGTCAAGAATAGATTGTACAACATACATAGAAAACAATCATCCTCATGTGCGAATTAGAGTTAAGTTTGATGTACCGTTTAAAGGATACACTTATTGGACTGGTACACAGTTTGGCGCTATCCAAAGACCAACTAATTTATTTTACTTAAACAAAGATCCAGATGTACTTAAGAAATGGAAAGAAATCCCCAGTGGTACATTTCCTTCATTAGAGTGGATAGACTTTTCCAACAAGGAACAAGATATGGGTGTTACCCTAGCTCATTTTGGAATACCTTCACATGAAATTAGAGACAATAGCATATACCTCACATTATTAAGAGGAGTAGAAACACTTTCTGCAGATGGGACCAAGGGTCCATGTATCGCTACACCTGATGCAGCAGAAAAGAGACCATATACTTTCAAATATTCGTTAATTCCTCACGATGGAGATTGGCGCGATGCATCTAGTTATAAAGAAGGAATATCTTTCAATATGAAACCTACAGCCATTCATATTTCAAGCAAAGATCATAATAATTGGAATGACAAAGCAAGCGAATCATATCCTGCAGACGCCTTGGTTGATACAAACATAGGTAATAGTTTCTCATTTATGTCTATATCACCAAAGAATGTAATCCTAAGTACACTCAAACTCCCACAAGATTCTACTCCTGATGGCGACTCTAAAGTAGTTATACTACGGTTATATGAAACTGAAGGTAAAGCAGTTAATGCGGATATAAAATTCCACTACCCTATAAAGTCTGCAGTATATGTGAACCTGATTGAGGATAACAAGGATAACACAGCTGATGATGTAATTACGGTTTCTGGTCCAAGTAAAAACCTTCTTAGTTTTCCTATCCAGGGTTTTAAAATAATCACTTTAAGAATAGAATTCGATCTTTAG
- a CDS encoding GNAT family N-acetyltransferase, with protein sequence MRENDLEEADTILRLSFGTFMGLQDPMSFFGDADFIKSRYTTDPSSAFAIEVDWKLAGSNFVTNWGSVGFFGPLSIHPNYWNKGIAKHLINPVLERLSKLEIQYAGLFTFAQSPKHIYLYQKYDFWPRFLTSIMTNNF encoded by the coding sequence TTGAGAGAAAACGACCTTGAAGAGGCTGACACCATACTCAGACTCTCATTTGGTACCTTTATGGGTCTCCAAGATCCCATGTCCTTTTTTGGCGACGCAGACTTTATTAAATCCAGATATACTACAGACCCAAGCTCTGCATTTGCAATTGAAGTTGACTGGAAATTGGCCGGTTCAAATTTTGTTACTAACTGGGGTAGTGTGGGATTCTTTGGTCCCCTATCAATACATCCAAACTATTGGAACAAAGGGATAGCTAAACATTTGATTAACCCGGTATTAGAACGATTATCAAAATTGGAAATCCAGTACGCTGGATTGTTTACATTTGCTCAAAGCCCAAAACATATCTATTTATATCAAAAATATGATTTTTGGCCAAGATTCCTCACATCGATAATGACAAACAACTTCTGA
- a CDS encoding dihydrofolate reductase family protein — translation MMEVLIGWIKLTSKVHEGDDFGYNIFLESVDALILGRNTYEKVLKFAVLSYKEKRVIVLTTSKIKIPFNLANTVTASKDSPQDILKHLSDDGIKHVYIVGGITIQSFLSLGLIYELAITIIPLLIGEGKQPFGSIPTDITLTHSKSTFYDFGYIQLKYIIQRE, via the coding sequence ATGATGGAAGTATTGATTGGCTGGATAAAGCTAACCTCAAAAGTGCATGAGGGCGATGATTTTGGTTATAACATTTTCTTAGAGTCAGTAGATGCGCTCATCCTGGGTAGAAATACCTACGAAAAAGTTCTAAAATTTGCCGTGTTGTCATATAAAGAAAAAAGAGTAATTGTGCTAACTACAAGTAAAATCAAAATCCCTTTTAATTTAGCAAATACTGTTACTGCATCAAAAGACTCTCCACAAGACATACTTAAACATTTAAGCGACGACGGAATTAAGCATGTATATATTGTTGGAGGAATTACTATTCAAAGTTTCCTTTCATTAGGATTGATTTATGAGCTGGCGATAACGATTATTCCTTTGCTAATCGGCGAAGGTAAACAACCCTTTGGATCGATACCAACAGATATTACTTTAACACATTCAAAATCCACGTTCTATGATTTTGGTTATATACAACTCAAATACATTATTCAACGAGAATAA